Proteins co-encoded in one Juglans regia cultivar Chandler chromosome 16, Walnut 2.0, whole genome shotgun sequence genomic window:
- the LOC108987096 gene encoding protein RICE SALT SENSITIVE 3-like, with translation MEEHLSSLAVTHLLQHTLRSLCIHQNSQWVYAVFWRILPRNYPPPKWDGQGAYDRSRGNRRNWILVWEDGFCNFAASSVGEINSRDCPGSSTYGNCEFQNYQGLQPELFFKMSHEIYNYGEGLIGKVAADHGHKWIYKEPNDQEINFLTAWHNSAESKPRTWEAQFKSGIKTIALIAVREGVVQLGAIHKVIEDLSYVVSLRKKFSYIESIPGVLLPHPSSFAFPFNVDGYGTPEAWQFQGTALASPTEFYDHQYNQPLKITPSMSSLEALLSKLPSVVPPTTAPQSHEFISSSQKTLEFIEMEKVAKEEIDEEIYRPELEVGESSSSMAANRRQKHFHQNQD, from the exons ATGGAAGAACATCTCAGTTCATTAGCTGTGACTCATCTCCTTCAACACACCCTACGAAGTCTGTGCATTCATCAAAATTCCCAGTGGGTTTATGCAGTCTTCTGGAGAATCCTACCCAGAAATTACCCCCCACCCAA ATGGGATGGTCAAGGAGCATATGACAGGTCAAGAGGAAACAGGAGAAACTG GATATTAGTCTGGGAAGATGGTTTCTGCAATTTTGCTGCCTCATCAGTAGGTGAAATAAATTCGAGGGATTGTCCTGGCTCATCAACTTATGGTAATTGTGAGTTTCAAAACTACCAAGGGCTGCAACCAGAGCTCTTTTTCAAGATGTCTCATGAGATCTACAACTACGGAGAAGG TTTGATAGGAAAAGTGGCTGCAGATCATGGTCATAAGTGGATATACAAAGAACCAAATGACCAAGAAATCAATTTCTTGACAGCATGGCACAACTCGGCGGAGTCA AAACCTCGGACTTGGGAAGCACAGTTCAAGTCTGGTATAAAG ACTATAGCTCTGATTGCAGTTAGAGAAGGTGTTGTTCAGTTAGGAGCCATTCacaag GTAATTGAAGACCTGAGCTACGTTGTTTCACTAAGAAAGAAATTCAGCTACATTGAAAGCATCCCGGGCGTGCTTTTACCCCATCCATCCTCCTTCGCATTCCCCTTCAACGTGGATGGATACGGCACCCCAGAAGCATGGCAGTTCCAAGGCACTGCCCTTGCATCCCCAACTGAATTCTATGATCACCAATACAACCAGCCTTTGAAAATAACACCTTCCATGAGCAGCCTTGAAGCCCTTCTCTCCAAGCTTCCTTCAGTTGTGCCGCCAACCACAGCACCACAGTCACATGAGTTTATATCATCATCTCAGAAGACATTAGAATTTATTGAAATGGAAAAAGTAGCGAAGGAGGAGATTGATGAAGAGATATATAGGCCTGAACTCGAAGTGGGTGAGAGCAGCAGTTCCATGGCCGCCAATCGTCGTCAAAAGCATTTCCATCAGAACCAAgattag